A genome region from Methanolinea sp. includes the following:
- a CDS encoding tubulin/FtsZ family protein — MKMFFIGFGQAGGKIVDMFLEQDRKLGRNSFRGVAVNTARTDLMGLRHIDMKDRILIGQTVVKGHGVGTDNAAGARITMDEIDSIVSGIDRRGTHDVDAFMIVAGLGGGTGSGGTPVLARALKKIYREPVYVLGILPAPEEGRLYSYNAARSLTTLVKEADNTFIFDNSAWKNEGESIKSAFSRLNDEIVRRFGVLFRAGEVGSAGVGEMVVDSSEIINTLRGGGITSVGYAIAEVVTRKQRPSVSTLLEGIKGTLRKRDATEEVLLGEDRTAKIISLVRRAMLGRLTLPCDYSTAERALVLVAGPPDELDRKGIEKAKSWVEENIAGVEVRGGDYPVNSNYVAAVVVLATIGNAPRIRELMEIAKITKEDVAKSQEKKPITFDEEIEPLFE, encoded by the coding sequence ATGAAAATGTTTTTCATCGGGTTCGGCCAGGCGGGCGGGAAGATCGTGGACATGTTCCTCGAGCAGGACAGGAAGCTCGGGAGGAACAGTTTCAGGGGAGTCGCGGTGAATACGGCGCGGACGGACCTCATGGGCCTCCGCCACATCGACATGAAGGACCGGATCCTCATCGGCCAGACCGTCGTGAAGGGCCACGGGGTCGGAACCGACAACGCGGCGGGTGCCCGCATCACGATGGACGAGATCGACAGTATCGTGAGCGGCATCGACAGGAGGGGAACGCACGACGTCGATGCGTTCATGATCGTCGCGGGCCTCGGGGGCGGGACGGGATCGGGGGGGACGCCGGTCCTCGCCCGCGCGTTGAAGAAGATCTACAGGGAGCCCGTGTATGTCCTCGGGATACTGCCCGCCCCGGAGGAGGGGAGACTGTACTCCTACAATGCCGCCCGGAGCCTCACGACCCTCGTCAAGGAAGCGGACAACACGTTCATCTTCGACAACAGCGCGTGGAAGAACGAGGGGGAGAGCATAAAATCCGCTTTTTCCCGCTTGAACGACGAGATCGTCCGGCGGTTCGGCGTCCTCTTCCGGGCTGGGGAGGTGGGTTCCGCGGGCGTCGGCGAGATGGTCGTGGACTCTAGCGAGATCATCAATACCCTGCGGGGCGGGGGGATCACGTCGGTGGGGTACGCGATCGCCGAGGTGGTGACAAGGAAACAGAGGCCGTCCGTGAGCACCCTCCTCGAGGGCATCAAGGGCACCCTGAGGAAGAGGGACGCGACAGAGGAGGTCCTCCTCGGGGAGGACCGGACCGCGAAGATCATCTCGCTTGTACGGCGGGCAATGCTCGGGAGGCTCACCCTCCCGTGCGACTACAGCACCGCCGAGAGGGCGCTCGTCCTCGTCGCCGGCCCGCCGGACGAGCTTGACCGGAAAGGCATCGAGAAGGCGAAGAGCTGGGTCGAGGAGAACATCGCGGGCGTGGAAGTCCGCGGCGGCGACTACCCGGTGAACAGCAACTACGTGGCCGCGGTCGTCGTCCTCGCCACGATCGGCAACGCGCCGCGGATCAGGGAGCTGATGGAGATCGCCAAGATCACGAAGGAAGACGTGGCGAAGTCACAGGAGAAAAAACCCATTACATTTGACGAAGAGATAGAACCGTTATTCGAGTGA
- a CDS encoding TIGR00303 family protein translates to MPFVTDTFSLAPKRPLFASILANTVLSTVPGISGAGPSPEKTLLTPVLDAELVLRGKITSMPARPDTPTGCPTPASITRAMVELCGIIPLFVNAGLVHRPTVPCLDVYGEPGRDPRAGDAVPLARELFEKGCAIGNFLSQAFDLLVLGECVPGGTTTALCVLRALGYPAKVSSSYVENPVGMKEAVWAEVSRRIGRPLPLPPLEAARCCGDPMIPLTAGIGKGFRGTLVLAGGTQMLAVAALMHALSLPRPVIATTVYVRDDASANFSEIAARIGVPVAYVDPAFGDLGHAGLARYCIGEVKEGMGAGGAMFLAAIMGHSPGEIRDKILGTLSSYA, encoded by the coding sequence ATGCCGTTCGTCACAGACACGTTCTCGCTCGCGCCAAAAAGGCCGCTCTTTGCGAGTATCCTTGCCAACACGGTCCTCTCCACCGTCCCGGGGATATCGGGCGCGGGCCCGAGCCCCGAGAAGACCCTCCTCACCCCGGTCCTCGACGCGGAACTCGTCCTCCGCGGGAAGATCACGAGCATGCCGGCCCGGCCCGACACGCCGACCGGCTGCCCCACCCCGGCATCCATCACGCGGGCGATGGTGGAGCTTTGCGGGATCATCCCCCTCTTCGTCAACGCGGGGCTCGTCCACCGGCCGACCGTGCCCTGCCTCGACGTCTACGGGGAGCCGGGGAGGGACCCGCGCGCCGGGGACGCCGTCCCGCTCGCGCGGGAACTCTTCGAGAAAGGGTGTGCCATAGGCAATTTCCTCTCGCAAGCGTTCGACCTCCTCGTCCTCGGCGAGTGCGTGCCCGGCGGGACGACGACCGCGCTCTGCGTGCTGCGTGCCCTCGGGTACCCGGCGAAGGTCAGCTCGAGCTACGTGGAGAACCCGGTCGGGATGAAGGAGGCGGTGTGGGCCGAGGTCTCCCGGAGGATCGGCCGGCCCCTCCCCCTCCCGCCCCTCGAGGCCGCGCGGTGCTGCGGGGACCCGATGATCCCCCTCACTGCAGGCATCGGGAAGGGTTTCCGGGGCACGCTCGTCCTCGCGGGCGGGACCCAGATGCTCGCGGTCGCCGCGCTCATGCATGCCCTCTCCCTCCCCCGCCCGGTCATCGCGACGACCGTCTACGTGAGAGACGATGCGTCCGCCAATTTCAGCGAGATCGCCGCGCGCATCGGTGTGCCGGTCGCTTACGTCGACCCGGCGTTCGGCGACCTCGGGCACGCGGGCCTCGCGCGGTACTGCATCGGCGAGGTGAAGGAGGGGATGGGCGCGGGGGGCGCGATGTTCCTCGCGGCGATCATGGGCCACTCTCCCGGGGAGATCAGGGACAAGATCCTCGGCACCCTCTCTTCCTACGCGTGA
- a CDS encoding 4Fe-4S binding protein produces the protein MRREIAIHMRGGVITERDPQYCTVRTRIPAGVVTPDMLRGFADIAEKFGARALHLTTRQTVEIPGIDPSRLEEIARALEENGTPLGSERDEIVNVTACPGISRCMFGNIDTVGLAKAIDARLFGREMPVKVRIAISGCPNACTSPLLNEIGIVGRIAPVRTPGLCTGCGTCVEYCKEGAISIRKGISVLDASRCVQCGTCVRSCPFHLLKSSGEHYLVAVGGRRGRHPKIGRELVVVRTPEAVVDVVEKVVQWVYRRAWSGRLLSDQLEEIQFDQLREEILRALPPSALSTGE, from the coding sequence ATGCGCAGGGAGATCGCCATCCACATGCGCGGGGGTGTCATCACCGAACGGGATCCCCAGTACTGCACGGTCCGCACCCGCATCCCCGCGGGTGTCGTCACGCCCGACATGTTGAGAGGATTCGCGGATATCGCGGAGAAGTTCGGTGCCCGCGCCCTCCACCTCACCACACGGCAGACGGTCGAGATTCCCGGCATCGACCCGTCCCGCCTCGAGGAGATCGCGAGGGCCCTCGAGGAGAATGGTACACCCCTCGGTTCCGAGAGGGACGAGATCGTCAACGTGACCGCCTGCCCCGGGATCTCCCGCTGCATGTTCGGGAACATCGACACGGTGGGCCTCGCCAAGGCGATCGACGCGAGGCTGTTTGGGCGGGAGATGCCCGTCAAGGTGCGGATCGCGATCTCCGGCTGCCCCAACGCGTGCACGAGTCCCCTCCTCAACGAGATAGGGATCGTCGGCCGGATCGCACCCGTGAGGACACCCGGGCTCTGCACGGGGTGCGGGACCTGCGTCGAGTACTGCAAGGAGGGCGCGATCTCCATCAGGAAAGGTATCTCCGTGCTCGACGCGTCCCGCTGCGTCCAGTGCGGGACGTGCGTGCGGTCCTGCCCCTTCCACCTCCTCAAGTCATCGGGAGAGCACTACCTCGTCGCCGTCGGGGGACGGAGGGGGAGGCACCCCAAGATCGGGCGCGAACTCGTGGTCGTGCGAACCCCCGAGGCGGTCGTGGACGTGGTCGAGAAGGTCGTCCAGTGGGTCTACAGGAGGGCGTGGAGCGGGAGGCTGCTCTCCGACCAGCTCGAGGAGATCCAGTTCGACCAGCTCCGCGAGGAGATCCTCCGCGCGCTTCCGCCATCCGCCCTCTCCACGGGGGAGTGA
- the rpsJ gene encoding 30S ribosomal protein S10, producing the protein MQKARIRLTGTDYKKIEMVCDRIREIAERTGVNLAGPIPLPTKRLVIPIRKSPDGEGTATWDRWQMRVHKRLIDIDADERALRQLMRTQVPKDIGIEIVLES; encoded by the coding sequence ATGCAGAAGGCCAGGATTCGCCTGACGGGGACGGACTACAAGAAGATCGAGATGGTCTGCGACCGCATCCGCGAGATCGCGGAGCGGACGGGTGTTAACCTCGCCGGCCCGATCCCGCTGCCGACGAAGCGCCTCGTCATCCCCATCAGGAAGAGCCCCGACGGGGAAGGCACCGCGACGTGGGATCGCTGGCAGATGAGGGTGCACAAGAGGCTCATCGACATCGACGCGGACGAGAGGGCCCTCCGGCAGCTGATGCGCACCCAGGTCCCCAAGGACATCGGCATCGAGATCGTCCTCGAGAGCTGA
- a CDS encoding lysylphosphatidylglycerol synthase transmembrane domain-containing protein, with the protein MWRRASAILVSTLLAVGIVAFMVSTIWDDLLVTAEHAVWHYLVLASAICLGSWWLRGLRYRGILSSLGVPAGTTFSVACIFVSQTANLVVPARLGDLVRIFILRHEFGTSASRGLSSIVVERVFDILLVAALGAVSLPFVLNAPGWFYTTVAIPIAGGFAFFLFLVLTRKTFPKNRVMQAIFGVIHQVREASLSPRALLSLSAGSTVIWVMDVLVCVCVVMMFQITVPFATVVLGIVIGNLVKAVPLTPGGVGTYELALALTFTLGGVPAQGALMIAIVDHLVKNLVTLGGGAVSIYSFGGWVLGSIRTAISERFGGMKTD; encoded by the coding sequence ATGTGGAGAAGGGCTAGCGCGATCCTCGTCTCGACGCTCCTCGCTGTCGGGATCGTGGCCTTCATGGTCTCCACGATATGGGACGATCTCCTCGTCACCGCGGAGCACGCCGTGTGGCACTACCTCGTCCTCGCGTCCGCGATCTGTCTTGGGTCGTGGTGGCTTCGGGGGCTTCGGTACAGGGGCATCCTCTCCTCCCTCGGGGTGCCCGCGGGGACGACGTTCTCGGTCGCATGCATCTTCGTGAGCCAGACGGCAAACCTCGTCGTCCCCGCCCGCCTCGGCGACCTCGTGCGGATATTCATCCTCCGCCACGAGTTCGGGACGTCCGCGTCCCGCGGGTTGTCGTCGATCGTCGTGGAGCGCGTCTTTGACATCCTGCTTGTGGCGGCACTCGGGGCAGTCTCCCTCCCATTTGTCCTCAATGCACCCGGCTGGTTCTACACGACCGTCGCGATCCCGATTGCCGGGGGGTTCGCGTTCTTCCTGTTCCTCGTCCTCACGAGGAAAACTTTTCCCAAGAACCGCGTGATGCAGGCGATCTTCGGGGTGATCCACCAGGTGCGCGAGGCATCCCTCTCGCCCCGTGCCCTCCTCTCACTCTCCGCCGGTTCCACCGTGATATGGGTGATGGACGTCCTGGTATGCGTCTGCGTGGTGATGATGTTCCAGATTACCGTGCCTTTTGCCACCGTCGTCCTCGGTATCGTGATCGGAAACCTCGTCAAGGCTGTCCCCCTGACCCCCGGCGGCGTGGGGACCTACGAACTTGCGCTCGCGCTCACCTTCACCCTCGGGGGCGTCCCGGCACAGGGCGCGCTGATGATCGCGATCGTCGATCACCTCGTCAAGAACCTCGTCACGCTCGGCGGCGGTGCCGTCTCGATTTACTCCTTCGGCGGGTGGGTGCTCGGGAGCATCCGGACCGCGATCTCGGAGAGGTTCGGGGGGATGAAGACTGACTGA
- a CDS encoding glycosyltransferase family 2 protein: MEGSPANLVSVVIPVYNDRESLSRAIPSAIAALEAAGYPFELIVAEDGSTDGSASVAEEWERRDNRVRLLHSDTRLGRGRALSRAFSAARGDIVCYFDVDLATDLAHIPELVGSVREGHDIATGSRLLPESKIARSSSREIASRVYNFLVRRILGSRVHDHQCGFKAFRRERLLALLPEVRDTHWFWDTEVLVRAQRKGYSVREFPVRWREGRGTTVRRRDVWEMGRAIFRLWWQLHVEKG; encoded by the coding sequence ATGGAGGGGTCCCCCGCGAACCTCGTCAGCGTGGTCATCCCCGTCTACAACGACAGGGAGAGTCTCTCCCGCGCGATCCCCTCCGCGATCGCGGCCCTCGAGGCAGCCGGGTATCCCTTCGAGCTCATCGTGGCCGAGGACGGGAGCACGGACGGGAGCGCCTCCGTCGCGGAAGAGTGGGAGAGGAGGGACAACCGCGTCCGGCTCCTCCACAGCGACACGCGCCTCGGCCGGGGGAGAGCCCTCTCGAGGGCCTTTTCTGCCGCGAGGGGCGACATCGTCTGCTACTTCGACGTTGACCTCGCGACGGACCTCGCGCACATCCCCGAGCTCGTCGGGTCGGTGAGGGAGGGCCACGACATCGCGACGGGGTCCCGTCTCCTGCCGGAAAGCAAGATCGCGAGGAGCAGCAGCCGCGAGATCGCGAGCCGCGTGTACAATTTTCTCGTCCGCCGTATCCTCGGGTCGCGGGTGCACGACCACCAGTGCGGTTTCAAGGCGTTCAGGCGGGAGAGGTTGCTTGCCCTCCTGCCGGAGGTGCGGGACACGCACTGGTTCTGGGACACGGAAGTCCTCGTCAGGGCACAGAGGAAGGGGTACTCGGTCAGGGAGTTCCCCGTGCGGTGGAGAGAGGGGCGGGGCACGACCGTGAGGCGGAGGGACGTCTGGGAGATGGGGCGGGCCATCTTCCGCCTGTGGTGGCAGTTGCATGTGGAGAAGGGCTAG
- a CDS encoding phosphatidylglycerophosphatase A gives MFGIAGRLEGKGVSLRDILDAAMELYVPHGVPAEEARPRIGRMLERYMGDPNVASLLLAAILLEEELFWKDREGSQIRDDPVFLLSDEIIGMAIAECIGGTYARFEFTRYDQKKPGVIRSLGPFLDDAIAGLIAGCTSRFYSECG, from the coding sequence ATGTTCGGAATCGCCGGGAGGCTGGAGGGGAAGGGCGTGTCCCTCAGGGACATCCTCGACGCCGCGATGGAGCTGTACGTGCCGCACGGCGTGCCCGCGGAGGAGGCCCGGCCGAGGATAGGCCGGATGCTGGAGCGGTACATGGGGGATCCCAACGTCGCGTCCCTGCTGCTCGCTGCCATCCTCCTCGAGGAAGAGCTGTTCTGGAAGGACAGGGAGGGCTCGCAGATAAGGGACGACCCCGTGTTCCTCCTCTCCGACGAGATCATCGGCATGGCCATCGCCGAGTGCATCGGGGGAACGTACGCCCGGTTTGAGTTCACGCGGTACGACCAGAAGAAACCCGGCGTGATCCGGTCGCTCGGGCCGTTCCTCGACGATGCCATCGCCGGCCTCATCGCCGGCTGCACATCGAGGTTCTACAGCGAATGTGGCTGA
- a CDS encoding TIGR03663 family protein has product MAATGIFRKIHPVTSPDALFLLVFLVALILRFLFLDYKLFHHDEAIHAWFSYELLTKGTYVYDPMYHGPLLYYATAWIFSLLGQSDAAGRLLPALAGTAIVPLVYAVYRLGYLDGRQALIAALFVAVSPDLVYFSRFLRHDIFQLFFSLLLLVALLAYLERGKTAYAIVAGLAAGAGMCLKEDMPLFLLVLAVFGIYIALRRDVPFPRAWKRDGAIGALVALGVISLFYSSLGAHPEVLWTGAQKAYAHWTAMHGQCRICGPWFFYVLLFLLYEVPIFALAIFSIIQFTDRHNPFAWIAGRARGILRGGSTGWSGEPGQPWNRQELFFLFCILWFASTLAAYAYIGEKVPWLIVHQLLPAILVSVYLMTKKKAVIALSGCAFLVLMTFHVSFAPGDVNEPIVQVQNSEDLRTVMRLIDASDSVVVASENYWPLPWYYRGEKWNKMHFYGRLVDEATVYGVDPDMVITHDQASYPSLSGYTKETYKLCYWFSIYDNENRIPEYYVKRDGKLGSINIDVFAKPSVYERAGIPLPD; this is encoded by the coding sequence TTGGCCGCGACCGGGATTTTCCGGAAGATCCACCCGGTCACGTCACCCGATGCCCTGTTTCTTTTGGTCTTCCTCGTTGCCCTCATCCTCCGGTTCCTCTTCCTCGATTACAAGCTCTTCCACCACGACGAGGCGATCCACGCGTGGTTCTCCTACGAGCTCCTCACGAAGGGGACCTACGTCTACGACCCGATGTACCACGGGCCGCTCCTCTACTATGCCACGGCGTGGATCTTCTCCCTGCTCGGGCAGTCCGACGCTGCCGGGCGGCTCCTCCCCGCCCTCGCGGGGACCGCCATCGTCCCCCTCGTCTACGCGGTGTACCGCCTGGGGTACCTCGACGGGAGGCAGGCCCTCATTGCCGCCCTCTTCGTCGCCGTCTCCCCTGACCTCGTCTACTTCTCGCGGTTCCTCCGGCACGACATTTTCCAGCTCTTCTTCTCGCTCCTCCTCCTCGTCGCGTTGCTCGCGTACCTCGAGCGCGGGAAAACCGCCTATGCCATCGTCGCGGGGCTCGCGGCCGGGGCGGGGATGTGCCTCAAGGAGGACATGCCGCTCTTCCTCCTCGTCCTCGCGGTCTTTGGGATTTACATTGCCCTGAGGCGCGACGTCCCGTTCCCGCGGGCGTGGAAGAGGGACGGTGCAATCGGTGCCCTCGTTGCCCTCGGCGTGATATCGCTCTTCTACTCTTCCCTCGGCGCCCACCCCGAAGTCCTCTGGACAGGGGCCCAGAAGGCATACGCCCACTGGACCGCGATGCACGGGCAGTGCCGGATATGCGGCCCGTGGTTCTTCTACGTCCTCCTCTTCCTCCTCTACGAGGTCCCCATCTTCGCACTCGCCATCTTCTCGATCATCCAGTTCACCGACCGGCACAACCCCTTCGCGTGGATCGCCGGCCGCGCCCGCGGTATCCTCCGGGGGGGCAGCACGGGGTGGAGCGGGGAACCGGGCCAACCCTGGAACAGGCAGGAGCTCTTCTTCCTCTTCTGCATCCTCTGGTTCGCCTCCACGCTCGCGGCCTACGCCTACATCGGGGAGAAGGTCCCCTGGCTGATCGTCCACCAGCTCCTCCCCGCGATACTCGTCTCCGTGTACCTGATGACGAAGAAGAAGGCCGTCATCGCCCTCTCGGGCTGCGCGTTCCTCGTCCTCATGACGTTCCACGTCTCTTTTGCGCCCGGTGACGTCAACGAGCCCATCGTGCAGGTCCAGAACTCCGAGGACCTCCGCACCGTCATGAGGCTGATCGACGCGTCCGATTCCGTCGTCGTCGCCTCGGAGAACTACTGGCCGCTCCCGTGGTACTACAGGGGCGAGAAATGGAACAAGATGCATTTCTACGGGAGGCTCGTCGACGAGGCAACGGTCTATGGAGTGGATCCCGACATGGTGATCACCCACGACCAGGCCAGTTACCCCTCCCTTTCCGGGTACACCAAGGAGACGTACAAGCTCTGCTACTGGTTCTCCATCTACGACAACGAGAACAGGATACCCGAGTACTACGTGAAGAGGGACGGGAAGCTCGGGAGCATCAACATCGACGTCTTCGCGAAACCGTCGGTCTACGAGAGGGCGGGCATCCCGCTGCCGGACTGA
- a CDS encoding NAD(P)/FAD-dependent oxidoreductase — protein sequence MKVCIIGGGLTGLTAALSLGKEHEVDLYEKRHRLGGCLASYEVGDTHVESFYHHCFSGDNRFFSLLGTLGLRDRLEWFSGSTGYFAGGKVYPLTTPGQILSYPYLTLWEKARLALLTLRSRSIDAASLDGVTAREFIVGALGERTYESFFEPLLASKFGDYRDRISAAWLVSRIAIRSHRGLSGERLGYLKGGFHAVISALAERVGRDCTIRLGDPVEKLAREAGGWRVNDRRYDAVISTVPPQALPPMSVPDVEPVPYQGAACVLAGLGRDPAGGVYWLNMKDPAPYGAVIVHTNLVPRERYGEHLVYLASYFHGKLPEKADERMLSDFCTRFGIPRGEIHWHRFAVEQYAGPLYVTGYAEKILPYRAAGLYFAGMFSRPNYPERSMEGAVAAGTEVAELVGREAG from the coding sequence ATGAAGGTATGCATCATCGGCGGCGGGCTCACCGGTCTTACCGCGGCCCTCTCCCTCGGAAAGGAGCACGAGGTCGACCTCTACGAGAAACGCCACAGGCTCGGGGGATGCCTCGCGTCCTACGAGGTCGGGGACACGCACGTGGAGTCTTTTTACCACCATTGCTTCTCGGGTGACAACCGGTTTTTCTCGCTCCTCGGCACGCTCGGGCTCCGTGACAGGCTCGAGTGGTTCAGCGGGTCGACGGGGTACTTCGCGGGGGGGAAGGTGTACCCCCTCACCACGCCAGGCCAGATACTCTCGTACCCCTACCTCACGCTCTGGGAGAAGGCGAGGCTCGCCCTCCTCACGCTCCGGTCACGGTCGATCGACGCCGCCTCGCTCGACGGGGTCACGGCCCGCGAGTTCATCGTGGGAGCACTTGGGGAACGGACGTACGAGTCGTTCTTCGAGCCGCTCCTCGCGAGCAAGTTCGGGGACTACAGGGACAGGATCTCCGCGGCCTGGCTCGTGAGCAGGATCGCGATCCGGTCCCACCGCGGCCTCTCGGGGGAGCGCCTCGGGTACCTGAAGGGGGGTTTCCACGCGGTGATCAGTGCCCTTGCGGAGCGGGTGGGGAGGGACTGCACCATCCGCCTCGGCGACCCCGTCGAGAAGCTCGCGAGGGAAGCGGGGGGTTGGCGGGTGAACGACCGCCGGTACGATGCCGTCATCTCGACCGTGCCTCCCCAGGCGCTCCCCCCGATGTCCGTCCCGGACGTGGAACCCGTGCCGTACCAGGGGGCAGCGTGCGTGCTCGCGGGACTCGGACGGGACCCTGCCGGGGGAGTCTACTGGCTGAACATGAAGGATCCCGCGCCCTACGGCGCGGTGATCGTCCACACGAACCTCGTCCCCCGGGAAAGGTACGGCGAGCACCTCGTCTACCTCGCATCCTACTTCCACGGGAAGCTCCCTGAGAAAGCGGACGAGAGGATGCTCTCGGACTTCTGCACGAGGTTTGGGATACCGCGGGGGGAGATCCACTGGCACAGGTTCGCGGTGGAACAGTATGCCGGCCCGCTCTACGTGACGGGATACGCGGAGAAGATCCTGCCGTACAGGGCCGCGGGCCTCTACTTTGCGGGGATGTTCTCCCGGCCGAACTACCCGGAGAGGAGCATGGAGGGCGCGGTCGCTGCCGGGACGGAGGTCGCAGAACTCGTAGGGAGGGAGGCGGGCTGA
- the cobS gene encoding adenosylcobinamide-GDP ribazoletransferase, which translates to MWLNSAVALLQFTTILPLGKPRDFDAFAARSWMYPLAGYVTGGIAAAVALLVSPPLLAASLGIGTVFLVSGCNHLDGLMDFGDGLMAHGGREKRIAALTDRNVGAGALALGMSVTLVSFSSLASAACAPCALLVAEVGAKFSMALLSTTGKPFRDGLHAAIQSRSRPYFPVLAGILCLPLLLLPVPLPAFLPVAAAMVGCPLILQLVAGRLFGGVNGDVVGASHELTRAAVLAALALAW; encoded by the coding sequence ATGTGGCTGAATTCCGCCGTCGCGCTCCTCCAGTTCACGACCATCCTCCCCCTCGGGAAGCCGAGGGATTTCGACGCTTTTGCGGCCCGCTCGTGGATGTACCCCCTCGCGGGGTACGTCACCGGGGGGATTGCGGCCGCGGTCGCGCTCCTCGTCTCGCCCCCCCTCCTCGCGGCCTCGCTGGGGATCGGCACCGTCTTCCTCGTCTCGGGGTGCAACCACCTCGACGGCCTCATGGACTTCGGGGACGGGCTCATGGCACACGGCGGGCGCGAGAAGAGGATCGCGGCGCTCACGGACAGGAACGTGGGGGCCGGTGCACTCGCGCTCGGGATGAGCGTCACCCTCGTCTCGTTCTCGTCCCTCGCCTCGGCGGCCTGCGCCCCCTGCGCTCTCCTCGTCGCGGAAGTGGGCGCGAAGTTCTCGATGGCGCTCCTCTCCACGACGGGAAAACCGTTCCGGGACGGCCTCCACGCCGCGATCCAGTCCCGATCGCGCCCCTACTTCCCGGTCCTCGCGGGCATCCTCTGCCTCCCGCTCCTCCTCCTCCCCGTGCCGCTCCCCGCGTTCCTCCCGGTCGCCGCGGCGATGGTCGGCTGCCCCCTCATCCTCCAGCTCGTCGCCGGGAGGCTCTTTGGGGGCGTGAACGGCGACGTCGTCGGTGCGTCGCACGAGCTCACGCGGGCCGCCGTCCTCGCGGCCCTCGCCCTCGCGTGGTGA
- the tuf gene encoding translation elongation factor EF-1 subunit alpha codes for MAAEKPHLNLAVIGHIDHGKSTMVGRLMFETGTVPAHIIEAYRKEAEAKGKATFEFAWVMDNLKEERERGITIDIAHKRFDTPKYYFTIVDCPGHRDFVKNMITGASQADAAILVVAAPDGIMEQTKEHVFLARTLGIAQLIVAINKMDAVKYDQKRYEEVKKDLSALLQMVGYKPAEILFIPTSALAGVNIAKKAPETPWYTGPTLLEALDTLKEPEKPVDKPLRLPIQDVYSISGIGTVPVGRVETGILKKGMKVSFMPANKEGEVKSIEMHHEEIPQALPGDNVGFNVRGIAKGDLRRGDVTGPADAPPTVADEFTAQIVVLQHPSAITVGYTPVFHCHTAQTACTFIELKKKLDPRTGQTKEENPSFIKTGDAAIVQIKPTKPMVIENVKEIPQLGRFAIRDMGSTIAAGMCIGIVPKQMR; via the coding sequence ATGGCAGCAGAAAAGCCTCACCTGAATCTGGCGGTCATCGGACACATCGACCACGGGAAGTCCACGATGGTCGGGAGGCTCATGTTCGAGACCGGGACCGTGCCCGCGCACATCATCGAGGCGTACCGCAAGGAGGCCGAGGCCAAGGGCAAGGCCACCTTCGAGTTCGCATGGGTCATGGACAACCTCAAGGAGGAACGCGAGAGGGGTATCACCATTGACATCGCGCACAAGAGGTTCGACACGCCGAAGTACTACTTCACGATCGTGGACTGCCCGGGCCACAGGGACTTCGTCAAGAACATGATCACGGGCGCGTCCCAGGCTGACGCCGCGATCCTCGTGGTCGCCGCGCCGGACGGGATCATGGAGCAGACGAAGGAGCACGTGTTCCTCGCGAGGACGCTTGGGATCGCGCAGCTCATCGTGGCCATCAACAAGATGGACGCGGTCAAGTACGACCAGAAGCGGTACGAGGAGGTGAAGAAGGACCTCTCTGCACTGCTCCAGATGGTCGGGTACAAGCCCGCAGAGATCCTCTTCATCCCGACGAGCGCACTCGCGGGCGTGAACATCGCCAAGAAGGCGCCGGAGACGCCGTGGTACACGGGTCCCACGCTCCTTGAGGCCCTCGACACACTGAAGGAGCCCGAGAAACCGGTGGACAAGCCACTGCGCCTCCCCATCCAGGACGTGTACAGCATCAGCGGTATCGGGACCGTCCCCGTGGGCCGCGTCGAGACCGGCATCCTGAAGAAGGGAATGAAGGTCAGCTTCATGCCGGCCAACAAGGAGGGAGAGGTCAAGTCCATCGAGATGCACCACGAGGAGATCCCGCAGGCCCTGCCGGGTGACAACGTCGGGTTCAACGTGCGCGGTATCGCGAAGGGCGACCTCCGCCGCGGCGACGTGACCGGGCCGGCCGATGCACCTCCGACAGTAGCCGACGAGTTCACCGCCCAGATCGTCGTCCTCCAGCACCCGAGTGCCATCACGGTGGGATACACCCCGGTGTTCCACTGCCACACGGCACAGACGGCGTGCACGTTCATCGAGCTCAAGAAGAAGCTCGACCCGAGGACCGGCCAGACCAAGGAGGAGAACCCCTCGTTCATCAAGACCGGTGACGCGGCGATCGTCCAGATCAAGCCCACGAAACCAATGGTCATCGAGAACGTGAAGGAGATCCCGCAGCTCGGGCGGTTTGCCATCCGCGACATGGGCTCCACCATCGCTGCCGGCATGTGCATCGGGATCGTTCCAAAGCAGATGCGGTGA